A stretch of Planococcus citri chromosome 5, ihPlaCitr1.1, whole genome shotgun sequence DNA encodes these proteins:
- the wdp gene encoding protein windpipe produces the protein MYDSTFTFKIRQKHHLLLLTCLVILINNVASMAMPVTCPEPCECYLNNNGLQSARCSEIYPNQTEFSNIHVLVLRKSETQKQCTIPKDIHLVFPQLNYFYAMNCSLVDIPVETFKDLQFLQEIDLSYNFMKNIEPSLFINNPKLIYANLQNNRFRIPDRPFLISKSLRELDLSSCGIKELPENMFNNLTNVKYLTLNNNKLSTIEKGTLPNGLKLLSLSKNNIKHVPMGEIKRLKKIREVDISENPVNCTCALMNFDSWMSDVPIMFINGVECRYPEEYRGRQLGKMPEYELCDAKVAAMSNAELDAALQLNQILPDEEPVPKKDSVKNDFEIDQVVPFDKKSNADYIDQMQSDSISDEGSGDGGDSTDTPEDVVIPKQVSNNNESNETKPNVDGEVPPTDPKPEQPAPSEETTTEKKKDVTYYEQELPAPNNTDENVKPTDTELTISPNPTDVSEKKPEEAEVKTEVSTSTSEQPPSPSPENPPSESAPEPKITTTPEPELKPTESEPTKIEVPETTKPNLETITQEQQTKSENDASSTSEPSTIQTSEKPVSEIENAQLRNTPETHGTPHPEPISASSFSVGYIIPCLAILIIIIICLGIYFGQRSSHKNWEPNNGTNANDGGAELQDVSLLPDKSKPPIVKNNKKYPSEENSEQTERLMSDGEASTPRSIWEHLEEPIENGNAKHSKDSDKLPNGQPIDKNEPIECAIAKVTTLPDSIPRTPLIRNT, from the coding sequence ATGTATGATTCAACCTTCACattcaaaattcgtcaaaaacatCATCTACTGCTGCTGACATGTCTGGTGATTTTAATCAACAATGTTGCTTCAATGGCCATGCCAGTCACTTGTCCAGAACCGTGTGAATGCTACTTAAACAACAATGGATTACAATCAGCGAGATGTTCTGAAATCTACCCAAATCAGACTGAATTCTCAAATATACACGTATTGGTGCTACGGAAGTCTGAAACACAAAAGCAGTGCACTATTCCAAAAGATATTCATCTGGTCTTTCCTCAGTTGAATTACTTCTACGCGATGAACTGCTCATTAGTAGATATTCCAGTTGAAACTTTCAAAGACCTGCAATTTTTGCAAGAGATCGACTTATCCtacaatttcatgaaaaacatAGAACCATCGTTGTTCATCAACAATCCCAAGTTGATATAtgcaaatttacaaaacaatCGTTTCCGCATACCAGACAGACcttttctgatttcaaaaagtttacgCGAGTTGGATCTGTCATCTTGTGGCATAAAAGAACTGCCTGAAAATATGTTCAATAACTTGACTAATGTAAAATACCTCACTCTCAACAATAATAAGTTGTCAACTATTGAAAAGGGCACCTTACCTAATGGTTTAAAACTTCTTAGTTTGAGTAAGAACAATATTAAACATGTCCCTATGGGAGAAATTAAACGCTTGAAAAAGATCAGAGAAGTTGATATCAGTGAGAATCCGGTCAACTGTACCTGCgcattgatgaattttgattcttgGATGTCCGACGTACCAATAATGTTTATAAATGGAGTCGAGTGCAGGTATCCTGAGGAATATAGAGGTcgtcaattgggtaaaatgccCGAATACGAATTGTGTGATGCCAAAGTGGCTGCTATGAGCAATGCAGAGCTCGACGCTGCGCTtcaattaaatcaaattttaccagACGAAGAACCAGTTCCAAAAAAAGATAGCGTTaagaatgattttgaaatagATCAGGTGGTtccatttgacaaaaaatcaaatgctgATTACATCGATCAAATGCAAAGTGATTCGATTTCAGATGAAGGCAGTGGAGATGGCGGAGATAGTACAGATACACCAGAGGATGTGGTAATACCCAAACAGGTATCAAATAATAACGAAAGTAATGAAACTAAACCAAATGTGGATGGTGAAGTACCACCAACTGATCCAAAACCAGAACAACCAGCTCCATCTGAAGAAACTacaacagaaaagaaaaaagatgtcACATACTACGAACAAGAACTTCCAGCTCCTAACAATACTGATGAAAATGTCAAACCCACTGACACTGAACTCACCATAAGCCCGAACCCAACAGATGTATCTGAAAAGAAACCAGAAGAGGCTGAAGTGAAAACTGAAGTGTCTACATCTACCTCAGAACAACCTCCATCACCAAGTCCAGAAAACCCACCATCTGAATCAGCGCCAGAGCCAAAGATTACTACTACTCCTGAACCTGAACTCAAACCAACCGAGTCTGAACCAACCAAGATAGAGGTACCAGAAACAACCAAACCCAATTTAGAGACTATTACTCAAGAACAACAAACTAAATCTGAAAATGATGCTTCATCTACATCAGAACCATCAACCATTCAAACTTCTGAGAAACCAGTATCTGAAATAGAAAACGCCCAATTACGCAATACTCCTGAAACCCACGGCACACCTCATCCTGAACCCATATCTGCTTCTTCATTCAGTGTTGGTTATATTATTCCATGCTTAGCCATcttaattataattataatcTGTCTAGGAATTTACTTCGGTCAGCGTTCTAGTCATAAAAATTGGGAACCTAATAATGGTACCAATGCTAATGATGGTGGTGCTGAACTTCAAGATGTTTCTTTACTACCAGATAAATCAAAACCGCCGatagtaaaaaataataaaaaatatcctTCGGAAGAAAATTCTGAACAAACTGAAAGATTAATGAGTGATGGAGAAGCATCAACTCCAAGATCAATCTGGGAACATTTAGAAGAACCGATTGAAAATGGCAATGCTAAACATTCAAAAGACTCTGACAAGTTACCTAATGGACAGCCAATCgataaaaatgaaccaattgaGTGTGCTATTGCCAAAGTTACCACATTACCAGATTCCATTCCAAGAACACCTTTAATTCGAAACACTTGA